In Nocardia sputorum, a single genomic region encodes these proteins:
- the rplX gene encoding 50S ribosomal protein L24: MKVHKGDTVLVISGKDKGAKGKVIQAYPKENRVLVEGVNRIKKHVANSANQRGASSGGIVTQEAPIHVSNVMVVDSDGKPARVGYRTDEESGKRVRISRKNGKDI, translated from the coding sequence ATGAAGGTGCACAAGGGTGACACCGTGCTCGTCATCTCGGGCAAGGACAAGGGCGCCAAGGGCAAGGTCATCCAGGCCTACCCGAAGGAGAACCGGGTTCTCGTCGAGGGCGTGAACCGGATCAAGAAGCACGTCGCGAACTCCGCCAACCAGCGCGGCGCCTCCTCGGGCGGCATCGTGACCCAGGAAGCCCCCATCCACGTCTCGAACGTGATGGTCGTCGACTCCGACGGCAAGCCGGCCCGCGTCGGCTACCGGACCGACGAGGAGAGCGGCAAGCGGGTCCGGATCTCCCGTAAGAACGGGAAGGACATCTGA
- the rplN gene encoding 50S ribosomal protein L14 yields MIQQESRLRVADNTGAKEILCIRVLGGSSRRYAGIGDIIVATVKDAIPGGNVKRGDVVKAVVVRTTKERRRPDGSYIRFDENAAVLIKADNDPRGTRIFGPVGRELRDKKFMKIVSLAPEVL; encoded by the coding sequence GTGATTCAGCAGGAGTCGCGACTGCGCGTCGCCGACAACACGGGTGCGAAGGAGATCCTCTGCATCCGCGTTCTCGGTGGTTCGTCGCGTCGCTATGCCGGTATCGGCGACATCATCGTCGCTACCGTGAAGGACGCCATCCCCGGCGGCAACGTGAAGCGGGGTGACGTCGTCAAGGCCGTCGTCGTGCGCACCACCAAGGAGCGCCGCCGTCCGGACGGTTCCTACATCCGTTTCGACGAGAACGCGGCCGTGCTCATCAAGGCGGACAACGACCCGCGCGGCACCCGCATCTTCGGCCCGGTCGGCCGCGAGCTGCGCGACAAGAAGTTCATGAAGATCGTCTCGCTGGCCCCGGAGGTGCTCTGA
- a CDS encoding M13 family metallopeptidase, with translation MTSTGRPAKLDRRAFLIALGAVPAAAALVACSDDTEPASRTLTGVDLSGADETVRPQDDLYRHVNGKWLREYQLPPDKVSYGSGSEAGDRTEQQLREIIDGIRDPKPGSEEQQIRDLYDARVDWDEIERLGMTPLAPLFAKIDGAATKADLAKVMAELPIGGLIGLGIGVDRKNSNAYIPSVGQSGLGLGEQYYRKPEYGEVLSQYRTFLERIAAGAGFADPAGLAQRVFDLEKRIAPAHWDNVRNRDTDATYNLYSWADLTALAPGFDWDPWLAGNTDRPRELFATMVVSQPSFITAAGQLWTEVDIATWRDYLKLSVLREFAPYLPKAVNDANFDFKGRILNGQDQRPERWKYGVGIVDEKLGEQLGKLYVAKHFPPEAKERAKEMLADVIAAYRENFTNSTWMSPATRAASLAKLDKIDPKIGYPDKWIDYSTLKITKGKLIESLLAINEFEVKRAFARLGTPVDKSEWGMSPQTVNAYYSSTSNQIVFPAAYLQPPFFDKDALPAVNYGAVGSTIGHEIGHGFDDQGSKYDGDGNRRDWWTPEDRAAFDAKAKQLVDQYNALVPEGLEPNQHVNGELTVGENLADLRGLQITLAAFRIAEKRRGIDDPDYRTMFLSWARSWREKQTKELTVRYLSIDTHSPNEFRCNQVVRNLDEFYKTFDVKEGDKLYLPPDQRVTF, from the coding sequence GTGACATCTACCGGTCGGCCAGCGAAGCTGGATCGTCGTGCCTTCCTGATCGCCCTCGGGGCCGTTCCCGCCGCCGCTGCCCTGGTCGCGTGCTCGGACGACACCGAACCCGCGAGCAGGACGCTCACCGGCGTCGATCTCAGCGGAGCCGACGAGACGGTCCGGCCGCAGGACGATCTGTACCGGCACGTCAACGGGAAGTGGCTGCGCGAGTACCAGCTGCCGCCGGACAAGGTCAGCTACGGCTCGGGGAGTGAGGCGGGCGATCGCACCGAGCAGCAGCTGCGGGAGATCATCGACGGCATCCGGGACCCGAAGCCCGGCTCGGAAGAGCAGCAGATCAGGGATCTCTACGACGCCAGGGTGGACTGGGACGAGATCGAACGGCTCGGCATGACGCCGCTGGCGCCGCTGTTCGCCAAGATCGACGGCGCCGCCACCAAGGCGGACCTGGCCAAGGTGATGGCCGAGCTGCCGATCGGCGGGTTGATCGGGCTCGGCATCGGCGTCGACCGGAAGAATTCCAACGCCTACATCCCTTCGGTCGGACAGTCCGGGCTCGGCCTGGGCGAGCAGTACTACCGGAAGCCGGAGTACGGCGAAGTGCTCTCGCAGTACCGCACCTTCCTGGAGCGGATCGCCGCGGGGGCGGGGTTCGCCGACCCGGCCGGGCTGGCCCAGCGGGTGTTCGACCTGGAGAAGCGCATCGCGCCCGCCCATTGGGACAACGTGCGCAACCGCGACACCGACGCGACGTACAACCTCTACAGCTGGGCCGATTTGACCGCGCTCGCCCCGGGCTTCGACTGGGATCCGTGGCTGGCGGGGAACACCGACCGCCCGCGCGAGTTGTTCGCGACGATGGTGGTGAGTCAGCCGTCCTTCATCACGGCGGCGGGTCAGCTGTGGACCGAGGTGGACATCGCCACGTGGCGGGACTACCTGAAGCTGTCGGTGCTGCGGGAGTTCGCGCCGTATCTGCCCAAGGCTGTCAACGACGCGAATTTCGATTTCAAGGGCCGGATTCTCAACGGACAGGACCAGCGCCCCGAACGGTGGAAGTACGGCGTGGGCATCGTCGACGAAAAGCTCGGCGAGCAGCTCGGGAAACTGTATGTGGCCAAGCACTTTCCGCCCGAGGCCAAGGAGCGGGCCAAGGAAATGCTCGCCGACGTCATCGCGGCGTATCGGGAGAACTTCACCAATTCGACCTGGATGTCGCCCGCGACCAGGGCGGCGTCGCTGGCGAAACTGGACAAGATCGATCCCAAGATCGGCTACCCGGACAAGTGGATCGACTATTCGACGCTGAAGATCACCAAGGGCAAGTTGATCGAGTCGCTACTGGCCATCAACGAGTTCGAGGTCAAGCGGGCGTTCGCGCGTCTGGGCACCCCGGTCGACAAGTCCGAGTGGGGCATGTCGCCGCAAACGGTGAATGCCTACTACTCGTCGACTTCCAATCAGATCGTCTTCCCCGCCGCCTACCTCCAGCCGCCGTTCTTCGACAAGGACGCCCTGCCCGCCGTCAACTACGGCGCGGTCGGGTCCACCATCGGGCACGAGATCGGCCACGGCTTCGACGACCAGGGCTCCAAGTACGACGGCGACGGCAACCGTCGCGACTGGTGGACGCCCGAGGACCGCGCCGCGTTCGACGCCAAAGCCAAACAACTGGTGGACCAGTACAACGCGCTCGTCCCGGAGGGGCTCGAGCCGAACCAGCATGTCAACGGCGAACTGACCGTGGGCGAGAACCTCGCCGATCTGCGCGGCCTGCAGATCACGCTGGCCGCCTTCCGCATCGCCGAAAAGCGCCGTGGCATCGACGATCCCGACTATCGCACCATGTTCCTTTCCTGGGCCCGCAGCTGGCGCGAGAAGCAGACGAAGGAGCTCACCGTCCGCTACCTCAGCATCGACACGCACTCTCCCAACGAATTCCGCTGCAATCAGGTCGTGCGCAATCTCGATGAGTTCTACAAGACGTTCGATGTGAAGGAAGGCGACAAGTTGTACCTGCCGCCGGATCAGCGAGTGACCTTCTGA
- a CDS encoding TetR/AcrR family transcriptional regulator, translating to MPSSSQPQRTGRPARISRTEILAAANSVIEAEGVAKLTMRRLATELGCTPMALYHHVRDKEDLLRLLLNEYADQVVWPDLPEEPRDRVRVAARAMRDALAARPWIVDILAADDLLGVSALWVSESIVDGFVAGGLPLDRAAQAYRVIWHYTAGDLIVRARSARRAAEDRPTFRAQVFADLDTETYPRLAALGSDYLSLAARDTYDLGLAALIDGLLRSA from the coding sequence ATGCCGAGTTCGTCGCAACCACAGCGCACCGGTCGCCCCGCGCGTATCTCCCGCACGGAGATCCTCGCGGCGGCCAACTCGGTGATCGAGGCCGAGGGCGTGGCGAAACTGACCATGCGCCGCCTCGCCACCGAACTCGGCTGCACGCCGATGGCGCTCTACCACCACGTCCGGGACAAGGAAGACCTACTGCGGCTACTGCTCAACGAGTACGCCGACCAGGTGGTCTGGCCGGACCTGCCGGAGGAACCCCGCGACCGCGTGCGCGTCGCGGCGCGCGCCATGCGCGACGCTCTCGCCGCGCGGCCGTGGATCGTGGACATCCTCGCCGCGGACGATCTTCTGGGCGTCTCGGCGCTGTGGGTCAGCGAATCCATCGTCGACGGATTCGTCGCGGGCGGGCTGCCGCTGGACCGCGCCGCCCAGGCGTACCGCGTCATCTGGCACTACACGGCGGGCGACCTCATCGTGCGCGCCCGATCCGCCCGCCGGGCCGCGGAGGACCGTCCCACCTTCCGCGCACAGGTTTTCGCCGACCTCGACACCGAGACCTACCCTCGCCTCGCCGCCCTCGGCTCCGACTACCTCTCCCTCGCCGCCCGCGACACCTACGACCTCGGCCTCGCCGCGCTCATCGACGGCCTGCTCCGGTCCGCATAG
- a CDS encoding MFS transporter, producing the protein MYKNSPGRPAFALTAVAVAQFMVALDLAVVNVALPAIRADLGFAPVDLAWVVHVYALTFGGFLLLGGKACDLFGRRRLFTTGLVVFGIASLAGGFAQEPWHLVAARAVQGLAAAAVAPAALATLTTTFPEGPVRVRALGVWSAVNAAGGAIGVLVGGSLTEYANWRWVMLINVPIVVIAAVAAVAGVAADRVSGRARIDVPGAVLATGGIGLLVVGVVRTEHYGWLSAATAVTLASGVVLLAAFLAVEARTSTPLVRLGLFGNRWVAGANLFVFFAAAGQFSAFYFLSLYQQQVLAMSAGATGAAFVPFSLSVIVGTVVATRVGGRRSPKAALVLGGALTTAGIGWFAFISVDGSFVADVLGPSLLGGFGLGLCLAPVAAAATMGVVPQEAGMASGVFNSARQLGGCVGVAVLATVAAARTGDSTAPAALNSGYALALCCAAGLFAVASVVAATVLPRTSRVSPTAGADLMRPEAEMSAARP; encoded by the coding sequence ATGTATAAAAACTCTCCTGGGCGGCCGGCCTTCGCCCTGACGGCGGTGGCCGTCGCGCAGTTCATGGTCGCGCTGGACCTGGCGGTGGTGAATGTCGCGCTGCCTGCCATCCGCGCGGATCTGGGCTTCGCTCCGGTCGATCTGGCGTGGGTGGTGCACGTCTACGCGCTGACCTTCGGCGGGTTCCTGCTGTTGGGCGGAAAGGCGTGCGACCTGTTCGGGCGGCGCAGGTTGTTCACCACCGGGCTTGTCGTGTTCGGCATCGCCTCCCTGGCGGGCGGGTTCGCGCAGGAGCCCTGGCACCTCGTCGCCGCGCGGGCAGTCCAGGGTCTGGCCGCGGCGGCCGTGGCTCCCGCCGCGCTGGCCACATTGACCACGACGTTTCCGGAAGGTCCCGTCCGGGTGCGAGCGCTCGGCGTATGGAGCGCGGTGAACGCGGCGGGCGGCGCGATCGGCGTGCTGGTGGGCGGATCGCTGACCGAGTACGCCAACTGGCGCTGGGTGATGCTGATCAACGTTCCGATCGTGGTGATCGCGGCGGTCGCGGCGGTGGCCGGTGTGGCGGCCGATCGAGTGAGCGGCCGAGCGCGGATCGATGTGCCGGGCGCCGTCCTCGCCACCGGCGGAATCGGTTTGCTGGTCGTGGGCGTGGTGCGGACCGAACACTACGGCTGGCTCTCCGCCGCCACGGCCGTGACCCTCGCGTCCGGGGTGGTGCTGCTCGCGGCCTTTCTCGCGGTGGAGGCACGGACATCGACGCCTTTGGTTCGGCTCGGGCTGTTCGGCAACCGCTGGGTGGCGGGCGCGAATCTCTTCGTATTCTTCGCCGCCGCCGGGCAATTCAGCGCATTCTATTTCCTGTCGCTGTACCAGCAGCAGGTGCTCGCCATGAGCGCGGGCGCGACGGGTGCGGCTTTCGTGCCCTTCTCCCTCAGCGTCATCGTCGGCACTGTGGTGGCCACCCGCGTGGGCGGGCGCCGCTCCCCGAAAGCGGCGCTCGTTCTCGGCGGGGCGCTGACCACGGCCGGGATCGGCTGGTTCGCCTTCATCAGCGTCGACGGCAGCTTCGTCGCCGATGTCCTCGGCCCTTCGCTGCTCGGCGGCTTCGGTCTCGGGCTGTGCCTGGCTCCGGTGGCCGCCGCGGCGACCATGGGCGTCGTGCCGCAGGAAGCGGGAATGGCTTCCGGCGTCTTCAACAGCGCGCGGCAGCTCGGCGGGTGTGTCGGGGTAGCCGTGCTCGCCACGGTCGCGGCGGCGCGCACCGGCGACAGCACCGCGCCCGCGGCGCTGAACAGCGGTTACGCGCTCGCGTTGTGCTGTGCAGCGGGACTTTTCGCCGTGGCGAGCGTCGTTGCCGCGACTGTGCTGCCGAGGACGAGCCGTGTGAGTCCCACGGCCGGAGCAGACCTGATGCGGCCGGAAGCCGAAATGTCCGCAGCGCGCCCATGA
- a CDS encoding cupin domain-containing protein, with amino-acid sequence MNQAPIDLFGRAIRFCHDGRVAAGERRMSSGDGDWQLATFHVESDADVHADHWEVHPSGDEAVCCLTGALRLYLRPERPGDDESMVRLTAGTAFVVPRNRWHRIELDEPSDIMSIGLRHETRQEPVAAR; translated from the coding sequence ATGAACCAGGCCCCGATCGACTTGTTCGGCCGCGCCATCCGTTTCTGCCACGACGGCCGCGTAGCGGCCGGTGAACGGCGGATGAGCAGCGGCGACGGCGACTGGCAACTCGCGACGTTCCATGTCGAATCCGACGCCGACGTGCATGCCGATCATTGGGAAGTCCACCCGAGCGGCGATGAGGCGGTGTGCTGCTTGACCGGCGCGCTGCGCCTCTACCTGCGACCCGAGCGGCCCGGCGACGACGAATCGATGGTGCGCCTCACCGCGGGCACCGCTTTCGTCGTCCCCCGCAACCGCTGGCACCGCATCGAACTCGACGAACCGTCCGACATCATGTCCATCGGGCTGCGCCACGAAACCCGGCAGGAGCCCGTCGCCGCGCGGTGA
- a CDS encoding nuclear transport factor 2 family protein, giving the protein MTSTTTDSMTILTGMYAAEAEYLAAGGPGSASFELLAPFFHTTVVLHQAENLPYGGTWRGHDGMERFFRAMRDTWAQFDLLEQRFLATGETAVVHTEVHARARATGRELTFAILQTIGFTDGRIAEVRPFYWDTAAVVGVCTPIDR; this is encoded by the coding sequence ATGACATCGACCACGACCGACTCGATGACCATCCTGACCGGAATGTACGCGGCAGAGGCCGAATACCTGGCGGCCGGCGGACCGGGCAGCGCGTCGTTCGAGCTGCTGGCTCCGTTCTTCCACACCACAGTGGTGCTCCACCAGGCCGAGAACCTGCCGTACGGCGGAACCTGGCGCGGCCACGACGGCATGGAGCGGTTCTTCCGCGCCATGCGCGACACCTGGGCGCAATTCGACCTGCTCGAGCAACGCTTCCTCGCGACCGGGGAGACCGCCGTGGTGCACACCGAGGTGCACGCCCGCGCCCGCGCGACCGGCCGGGAACTCACCTTCGCGATCCTGCAGACGATCGGCTTCACCGACGGGCGCATCGCCGAGGTGCGTCCCTTCTATTGGGATACGGCGGCGGTCGTCGGCGTCTGCACTCCGATCGACCGGTAA
- a CDS encoding DUF6545 domain-containing protein → MNAVPAPVVLSVVVFVALMTAGRWLLVDETATDRLINRTFSWNLLGLLLYEVAVAVHRPDLGPRLYLGCGLLALASFYGLARLVDGADVATVHRRQRRYDATAAAVAVSLIVVAPVLQWAWRIDYVEVVWTLSALPGAFCGLLFGRACVRELRARGVAVREKLTFAVLLAFSVYWLISMTIMVGRSLTGTRPSEPGKVWAVAAVLTFSAVTLLAVIPLVAALMAWAGLDRTGRACRRLRPLWRDLTAVVPEVVLAEDHSAPREATSQLYRMTVEIWDALLHLKPYVAASSEPGSPESIDNDVRHYAFQVALAVRAKRDGSTPASNSAVAGTAQAEVRDRAAEFRFLLELARLWPGAVAAVDYRSIGVQTPTTAAVSQ, encoded by the coding sequence ATGAACGCTGTTCCGGCTCCGGTGGTGCTGTCGGTTGTCGTCTTCGTCGCGCTCATGACCGCAGGGCGCTGGCTGCTCGTCGACGAGACGGCCACCGATCGGCTGATCAACCGTACGTTCAGCTGGAACCTCCTGGGCCTGCTGCTGTACGAGGTGGCCGTCGCAGTGCATCGTCCCGACCTCGGGCCGCGCCTCTACCTCGGCTGTGGTCTCCTGGCACTCGCCAGTTTCTACGGGTTGGCCAGGCTCGTCGACGGTGCCGATGTGGCAACCGTTCACCGGCGGCAGCGGCGATACGATGCGACGGCGGCTGCCGTCGCCGTTTCGCTGATCGTCGTCGCACCGGTCCTGCAGTGGGCCTGGCGGATCGACTACGTCGAAGTCGTCTGGACGTTGTCGGCGCTTCCCGGGGCGTTCTGTGGCTTGCTTTTCGGCCGTGCCTGCGTTCGCGAGTTGCGCGCCAGAGGCGTCGCGGTGCGGGAGAAGCTCACCTTCGCTGTGTTGCTCGCGTTCTCGGTCTACTGGTTGATCTCGATGACGATCATGGTCGGTCGCTCGCTCACCGGTACGCGGCCCAGCGAGCCGGGAAAGGTGTGGGCGGTCGCGGCGGTCCTCACGTTCTCGGCGGTCACCCTGTTGGCGGTGATTCCGCTGGTCGCCGCGCTGATGGCGTGGGCGGGCTTGGATCGGACCGGACGTGCCTGCCGTCGGCTGCGGCCGCTGTGGCGAGACCTCACCGCCGTGGTGCCCGAAGTGGTCTTGGCCGAGGATCACTCCGCGCCCAGGGAAGCCACGTCCCAGCTCTACCGGATGACCGTCGAGATCTGGGACGCGTTGCTGCACTTGAAGCCATATGTGGCCGCCTCGTCCGAGCCCGGCTCGCCCGAGTCGATCGACAACGACGTGCGCCACTATGCGTTTCAGGTCGCGCTGGCCGTGCGAGCCAAGCGCGACGGAAGCACGCCGGCTTCGAACTCCGCCGTCGCGGGTACAGCGCAGGCCGAGGTTCGCGATCGTGCGGCGGAGTTCCGGTTTCTTTTGGAACTGGCCCGGCTATGGCCGGGAGCCGTTGCCGCGGTGGATTACCGGTCGATCGGAGTGCAGACGCCGACGACCGCCGCCGTATCCCAATAG
- a CDS encoding ABC transporter substrate-binding protein, with product MKSVRTGGRWSRAALAVLAGVFALGVTACGSAEDDSASGGEKVTITHARGETTIEGTPEKIVALGNQWLDATLALGVVPVGYLDNVAMASKSTPPWEPKSLESAKSLTTTGNLAEQVATLEPDLILVDPFIADQKTYDELSRVAPTLPALSKEAVAPWQDQVTTLGKVLRKPDEANKAIAKVDDKIAAIAAANPGLKGKTFASTWLAGPAQLMVLTDPNDGSSKVFAQLGLGIPKNLTDSAADQGRLALSPERVDELTADLLLAGYAPGLDERYRQLPGYADLPAVKKGSVVFLTTQEISAVNTPTALSVPYILEKLEPAFAAAAK from the coding sequence ATGAAGTCTGTTCGGACGGGCGGCCGTTGGTCACGAGCGGCGCTGGCGGTGCTGGCGGGAGTCTTCGCTCTCGGCGTCACCGCGTGTGGCTCCGCGGAGGACGACTCGGCATCCGGCGGCGAGAAGGTGACCATCACCCACGCCCGCGGCGAGACGACCATCGAAGGCACCCCGGAGAAGATCGTCGCCCTGGGCAACCAATGGCTGGACGCCACGCTCGCGCTCGGCGTCGTCCCCGTCGGATACCTCGACAACGTCGCGATGGCGTCCAAGAGCACGCCGCCGTGGGAACCCAAGAGTCTCGAGTCGGCGAAGTCGCTCACCACCACCGGAAACCTCGCCGAACAGGTCGCGACGCTGGAGCCGGACCTGATCCTGGTCGACCCGTTCATCGCCGACCAGAAGACCTACGACGAACTCTCCCGCGTCGCCCCGACGCTGCCCGCGCTGAGCAAAGAGGCGGTCGCGCCGTGGCAGGACCAGGTCACCACGCTCGGCAAGGTGCTGCGTAAGCCGGACGAGGCGAACAAGGCGATCGCGAAGGTGGACGACAAGATCGCCGCCATCGCCGCGGCGAACCCCGGACTGAAGGGCAAGACGTTCGCCAGTACCTGGCTGGCCGGTCCGGCGCAGCTCATGGTGCTGACCGACCCGAACGACGGGTCGTCGAAGGTGTTCGCCCAACTCGGGCTCGGCATTCCGAAGAATCTCACCGACTCCGCCGCCGATCAGGGCAGGCTCGCGCTGTCCCCCGAGCGAGTCGACGAGCTGACCGCCGATCTGTTGCTGGCCGGCTACGCCCCCGGTCTGGACGAGAGGTACCGGCAATTGCCGGGATACGCCGACCTGCCCGCGGTCAAGAAGGGCTCGGTCGTATTCCTCACCACCCAGGAGATCAGCGCGGTGAACACGCCGACGGCGCTCTCGGTGCCCTACATCCTGGAAAAGCTGGAGCCCGCCTTCGCCGCCGCGGCGAAGTAG
- a CDS encoding SagB family peptide dehydrogenase has product MRSLPAATYPQQTRFALRHGVTCLTTTAGAVLIGPRCEEKLTDLSSGRLLALEALTRGPATLPELSAASGDDVGQLIGRLTDGGWLSVTVRDGGRDLYTIRPFGRPAPRPDTPLPWSATLSKFAVLHRDSEGFVLEHPRTRCDLRIHDPRLLALLDGLGAADAAVPIAVKTQFADDLYRCGFLVPDADAEDDEFATHGWSLPDLWFHRRSMPGERADSVARFGPTAWAKGRLPQPPARKPGYPGDAIDLPVPDLAARRAEDPTLTAVLEDRVSTRTFDAAHPITLAQVAELLYRTARTRGTPPEGEEPVSRPYPSGGDVYELELYPVVRDVAGLARGMYHYDSFEHALRPVAAADSPAVTRLLEPRPTVAAQPQVLLLMAARAGRVTWTYERGAYAAVLQHVGILTQTIYLAATAMGLGACALGAPDTEAFAAATGLDELEECAVGSMILGSALSS; this is encoded by the coding sequence ATGCGTTCTTTGCCCGCCGCCACGTATCCCCAGCAGACCAGATTCGCGTTGCGGCACGGCGTCACATGCCTGACCACCACGGCCGGTGCGGTGCTGATCGGTCCGCGGTGCGAGGAGAAACTGACCGATCTGAGCTCGGGTCGGCTCCTCGCGCTCGAAGCACTGACCCGAGGACCCGCGACGTTGCCGGAGCTGTCGGCGGCGAGCGGCGACGACGTCGGCCAACTGATCGGCAGGCTCACCGACGGCGGCTGGCTGTCGGTCACCGTGCGCGACGGCGGGCGCGATCTCTACACCATCCGCCCGTTCGGACGACCCGCGCCGCGACCGGACACTCCGCTCCCCTGGTCGGCGACGCTGTCGAAATTCGCGGTGCTACATCGCGATTCGGAAGGCTTCGTGCTCGAGCACCCGCGAACCCGGTGTGATCTGCGCATCCACGATCCGCGCCTGCTGGCGTTGCTCGACGGGCTCGGCGCGGCCGATGCCGCCGTGCCGATCGCCGTCAAAACACAGTTCGCCGACGACCTGTACCGGTGCGGATTCCTGGTGCCGGACGCGGATGCCGAGGACGACGAATTCGCCACACACGGGTGGAGTTTGCCCGATCTGTGGTTCCACCGCCGCAGCATGCCGGGCGAGCGCGCCGACTCCGTGGCGCGATTCGGTCCGACCGCGTGGGCGAAGGGCCGACTCCCGCAGCCGCCCGCGCGGAAGCCCGGGTACCCCGGGGACGCGATCGACCTGCCCGTCCCGGACCTGGCGGCCCGGCGAGCCGAGGACCCCACCCTCACCGCCGTTCTGGAGGATCGGGTGTCGACCCGGACCTTCGACGCCGCGCATCCGATCACCCTCGCCCAAGTGGCCGAATTGCTCTACCGCACCGCGCGGACTCGCGGCACCCCACCGGAGGGCGAGGAACCCGTCTCGCGCCCGTACCCCTCAGGCGGCGATGTGTACGAACTCGAGCTCTACCCGGTGGTGCGCGATGTCGCGGGACTGGCGCGCGGCATGTACCACTACGACTCGTTCGAGCACGCGCTGCGCCCCGTCGCCGCAGCGGATTCGCCCGCGGTGACACGACTGCTGGAGCCGAGGCCGACCGTAGCCGCCCAGCCCCAGGTCCTGCTGCTCATGGCGGCCCGGGCGGGCCGGGTGACGTGGACCTACGAGCGGGGCGCCTACGCCGCCGTCCTTCAGCACGTCGGCATCCTGACGCAGACGATCTACCTGGCGGCGACCGCGATGGGGCTGGGCGCCTGCGCGCTGGGCGCGCCGGATACCGAGGCTTTCGCCGCGGCGACGGGCCTCGACGAACTCGAGGAATGCGCCGTCGGGAGCATGATCCTGGGGTCTGCCTTGTCCTCCTGA